In Oryza brachyantha chromosome 1, ObraRS2, whole genome shotgun sequence, the following are encoded in one genomic region:
- the LOC102703814 gene encoding uncharacterized protein LOC102703814 isoform X1 encodes MAHAARLNLRMQKEIKLLLNDPPHGVSLNLPGDESALSSLLSFEARIQGPDETVYSKGIFVLKIQIPERYPFQPPNLTFVTPIYHPNIDNGGRICLDILNLPPKGAWQPSLNIATVLTSIGLLLSDPNPDDGLMAEISREYKYNRQVFDTNARSWTEKYANPSAIGASGWSSVDISIMAPNIQEEKLSIELFPKVSNKNCEGSRKKMRLLGQKLSLKSVPEENSTSGQKDLVVNHLSSTTISSVPTTCLTDVSGKLNDASESISDIADRTVVTSKEEYQKNLQLLEQGLVTSECPSKNSSGSVEGKLPNHLLVSASLSTQHLVMKSSNNVLEKSSAKSIGESLDSLYKASEGDRANLRSLGQKLSLKLAKPENKSNDQKENMVPKHLHSLSDFNNLQKIPSDVISRKNYIGHTNPVQQNSDNEHVLPNTQLIPSKESNQGRKKLHLLSKRLSLKSVLPADKSSEKEYVPTDCSQNDRKPNELPLSAPVLKSRIFGIAGPQKDARQSNSSIQQDKTPMERIVVSDSEDECERPSRSRLSLMRRRLAGKQRS; translated from the exons atggCTCATGCTGCAAGACTGAATCTGCGAATGCAGAAAGAGATTAAGCTTTTGCTAAATGATCCACCTCATGGGGTCTCCCTTAATCTTCCTGGGGATGAAAGTGCCTTGTCGTCGTTGTTGAGCTTTGAGGCCA GAATACAAGGCCCTGATGAAACTGTTTATTCAAAAGGAATTTTTGTTCTTAAGATCCAAATTCCTGAAAG ATATCCTTTTCAACCTCCCAATCTAACATTTGTTACTCCTATCTATCATCCCAACATAGACAATGGAGGACGAATTTGCCTTGATATACTGAATTTACCACCAAAG GGTGCCTGGCAACCGTCCCTCAACATTGCTACTGTTTTAACAAGCATTGGTCTGCTGCTAAGTGACCCAAATCCTGATGATGGACTGATGGCTGAAATA AGTCGAGAGTACAAATACAACAGACAAGTTTTTGATACAAATGCTCGGTCCTGGACTGAAAAGTATGCTAATCCTTCAGCCATTGGCGCCAGTGGTTGGAGCTCTGTAGATATCTCTATCATg gcACCAAACATACAAGAGGAAAAACTAAGCATAGAGCTTTTTccaaaagtttcaaataaaaattgtgAAGGGAGTCGAAAGAAGATGAGGCTACTGGGTCAAAAGTTGTCTCTGAAATCAGTACCTGAAGAGAATAGCACCAGTGGCCAGAAGGATCTGGTGGTAAATCACTTATCATCGACAACAATATCCAGCGTTCCTACAACATGCTTGACTGATGTTTCAGGCAAACTGAATGATGCCTCAGAAAGCATATCTGACATTGCTGATCGTACAGTAGTGACTTCAAAGGAAGAATACCAAAAGAACTTACAGTTACTTGAGCAGGGGCTTGTTACATCAGAATGTCCTAGCAAGAACAGTAGCGGCAGTGTAGAAGGTAAGTTACCTAACCATCTTCTAGTATCAGCATCATTGAGCACTCAACATCTTGTCATGAAATCTTCCAATAATGTTTTAGAGAAGAGCAGTGCAAAGAGCATTGGTGAATCATTAGATAGTTTGTATAAAGCATCAGAAGGGGATAGAGCAAATCTGAGGTCACTTGGTCAGAAGTTATCACTGAAATTGGCAAAGCCTGAAAACAAGAGCAATGATCAGAAGGAAAATATGGTTCCAAAGCATCTGCATTCACTGTCAGACTTCAATAATCTTCAGAAAATACCATCAGATgttatttcaagaaaaaattacATTGGGCATACTAATCCAGTCCAACAAAATTCTGATAATGAACATGTACTTCCAAATACCCAGTTGATACCAAGTAAAGAAAGCAATCAAGGCCGAAAGAAGCTGCATTTACTAAGTAAGAGGCTGTCATTGAAATCTGTGCTGCCTGCTGACAAGAGCAGTGAGAAAGAATATGTGCCAACAGATTGCTCCCAAAACGATAGGAAGCCGAATGAACTTCCGTTGTCAGCTCCTGTCCTCAAGAGTCGGATCTTTGGTATAGCTGGTCCACAGAAAGATGCCAGACAAAGCAACTCTTCGATCCAACAAGACAAAACTCCTATGGAAAGGATTGTTGTTTCAGATAGCGAAGATGAATGTGAAAGGCCTTCAAGATCAAGGTTATCATTGATGAGGAGACGGTTGGCTGGAAAACAGAGAAGCTAA
- the LOC102704095 gene encoding bidirectional sugar transporter SWEET6b → MISPDAARNVVGIIGNVISFGLFLSPVPTFWRICKRKDVEEFKADPYLATLLNCMLWVFYGLPIVHPNSILVVTINGVGLVVEGIYLIIFFLYSPNKKRLRMMAVLAVEAVFMVAVVLGVLMGAHTHEKRSMIVGILCVFFGSIMYFSPLTIMGKVIKTKSVEYMPFFLSLVCFLNGVCWTAYALIRFDLYVTIPNSLGALFGAVQLILYACYYKSTPKKQATKDVELPTVVSGPGAAAGANAAAGNISVTVER, encoded by the exons ATGATCTCCCCTGACGCGGCGCGCAACGTGGTCGGCATCATCGGCAATGTCATCTCCTTCggcctcttcctctcccccgT GCCCACGTTCTGGAGGATCTGCAAGAGGAAGGACGTGGAGGAGTTCAAGGCGGACCCGTACCTGGCGACGCTGCTCAACTGCATGCTCTGGGTGTTCTACGGCCTCCCCATCGTCCACCCCAACAGCATCCTCGTCGTCACCATCAACGGCGTCGGCCTCGTCGTCGAGGGCATCTacctcatcatcttcttcctctactCCCCCAACAAGAAGCGC CTGAGGATGATGGCGGTGCTGGCCGTGGAGGCGGTGTtcatggtggcggtggtgctgGGCGTGCTGATGGGCGCTCACACCCACGAGAAGCGCTCCATGATCGTCGGCATCCTCTGCGTCTTCTTCGGCTCCATCATGTACTTCTCCCCGCTCACCATCATG GGTAAAGTGATAAAGACGAAGAGCGTGGAGTACATGCCCTTCTTCCTGTCGCTGGTGTGCTTCCTCAACGGCGTGTGCTGGACGGCCTACGCGCTCATCCGCTTCGACCTCTACGTGACCATCCCCAACAGCCTCGGCGCCCTCTTCGGCGCCGTCCAGCTCATCCTCTACGCCTGCTACTACAAGAGCACCCCCAAGAAGCAGGCCACCAAGGACGTGGAGCTGCCCACCGTCGTCTCCGgccccggcgcggcggcgggagccaacgccgccgccggcaacaTCTCCGTAACCGTCGAGCGataa
- the LOC102703268 gene encoding kinesin-like protein KIN-8A → MPVSTRAQASSAGGGQPWSSAAPGSAPGHDGGARRETLTNHHHHGLKEKMRALTLFYEQHKQHLASSQGAGARSRRSIQYAVGEVGGDENGRNAEEDVAAKRHNAVVAPSSEAAVLRENVAPPEERPPPPKSNNVVVFSRPADLVEKENVSRGGIAMSCPIKKAAPAALPAPAARKLSLGGGVAARLKAAGEAAAGNSDAAGSRILVFVRLRPMSRKEKEAGSRSCVKIVNKKDVYLTEFASETDYLRLKRVRGRHFCFDSSFPDTTTQAEVYSTTTSDLVEGVLQGRNGTVFCYGATGAGKTYTMLGTMESPGVMVLAIKDLFTKVRQRSHDGSHSIQLSYLEVYNETVRDLLSPGRPLLLREDKQGTVAAGLTHYRAYSTDEVMKLLQQGNQNRTTEPTRVNETSSRSHAILQVVVEYRSMDGGSIVTRVGKLSLIDLAGSERALATDQRTQRSIEGANINRSLLALSSCINALVEGKKHIPYRNSKLTQLLKDSLGGSCNTVMIANISPSNLSFGETQNTLHWADRAKEIKTKALTTANEEVFKVPDSDTDQAKLVLELQKENSELRQQLARQQQKLLTVQAQTLASNASPQQSPAPSAQISTPCSTQRKVKRSILAGNCLNTPDSKRPAADNGLVRDLQRKVKTMEAEIEKMKREHLLQLKQKDEFIRDLINRKGSNGTEAATCERRVATRASVRKAQKDAATAGELKSPSHRFTSPAPTAKKRTFWDIGGNSPSTLAVNGRKTRSHVATETPKGTSMLLQPGFARQRAIH, encoded by the exons ATGCCGGTCTCGACGCGGGCGCAGGCCAGCTCGGCCGGCGGTGGCCAGCCgtggagctcggcggcgccggggtcGGCTCCGGGGCACGACGGCGGGGCGCGGAGGGAGACCCTGAcgaaccaccaccaccacggcctCAAGGAGAAGATGCGCGCTCTCACCCTCTTCTACGAGCAGCACAAGCAGCATCTCGCGTCGTCGCagggcgccggcgcgcggaGCCGCCGCAGCATCCAGTATGCCGTCGGCGAGGTGGGCGGTGACGAGAACGGGAGGAATGCCGAGGAGGACGTGGCGGCCAAGCGCCACAACGCCGTCGTTGCTCCGTCCTccgaggcggcggtgctgaGGGAGAACGTGGCGCCCCCGGAGGAGCGACCTCCGCCTCCCAAGAGCAACAACGTCGTCGTGTTCTCCAGGCCGGCCGACCTAGTAGAGAAGGAAAACGTGAGCCGCGGCGGGATCGCCATGTCCTGCCCCATCAagaaggcggcgccggcggcgcttcCTGCGCCGGCCGCCAGGAAGCTCTCGCTAGGAGGCGGCGTGGCCGCCAGGCTGAAGGCCGCGGGTGAGGCTGCGGCCGGCAAttccgacgccgccggcagccgaATCCTTGTGTTCGTCAGGCTGCGGCCGATGtcgaggaaggagaaggaggcCGGGTCGCGGAGCTGCGTCAAGATTGTGAACAAGAAGGACGTGTACCTGACGGAGTTCGCCTCCGAGACCGACTACCTCCGGCTGAAGCGGGTGCGCGGCCGCCATTTCTGCTTCGACTCCTCCTTCCCCGACACGACGACGCAGGCGGAGGTCTACAGCACCAC AACATCAGATCTTGTGGAGGGTGTCCTGCAAGGCAGGAACGGGACAGTGTTCTGCTACGGAGCCACAGGGGCCGGGAAGACCTACACGATGCTTGGGACGATGGAGAGCCCCGGCGTGATGGTGCTCGCCATCAAGGACTTGTTCACGAAGGTGAGGCAGAGGAGCCACGACGGCAGCCACTCGATCCAGCTGTCCTACCTCGAGGTGTACAATGAGACAGTGAGGGACTTGCTGTCTCCTGGTAGACCCCTCCTCCTCAGAGAAGACAAGCAG GGAACTGTTGCTGCTGGTCTTACTCACTATAGAGCATACTCCACAGATGAa GTAATGAAATTACTTCAGCAGGGTAATCAGAATAGAACCACCGAACCAACTCGAGTCAATGAGACCTCATCACGCTCCCATGCAATCCTGCAG GTTGTTGTGGAGTATAGATCCATGGATGGAGGCAGCATAGTGACGCGAGTTGGAAAGCTCTCTCTCATTGATCTTGCTGGATCAGAAAGAGCCCTAGCAACTGACCAGCGCACGCAGAGGTCAATTGAAGGCGCGAACATCAACCGCTCGCTCCTTGCACTCAGCAGCTGCATCAATGCGCTTGTGGAGGGGAAGAAGCACATACCATACCGCAATTCCAAGCTAACACAACTCCTGAAGGATTCACTTGGGGGCTCCTGCAACACTGTCATGATTGCAAACATAAGCCCCTCAAACCTTTCCTTTGGGGAGACCCAGAACACTCTTCATTGGGCTGATCGTGCCAAGGAGATAAAAACCAAG GCATTAACCACAGCTAACGAGGAGGTTTTCAAGGTACCAGATTCTGATACCGATCAGGCAAAGCTAGTGTTGGAGCTGCAGAAGGAGAACAGTGAGCTGAGGCAGCAGTTGGCACGGCAGCAGCAGAAACTTCTGACTGTTCAGGCTCAGACACTTGCTTCCAATGCCTCGCCGCAGCAATCTCCTGCTCCATCAGCTCAAATATCAACACCATGCTCAACTCAAAGAAAGGTGAAGCGTTCTATCCTAGCTGGGAATTGCCTCAACACACCAGATTCCAAAAGACCGGCAGCCGACAATGGGCTGGTCCGGGATCTGCAGAGGAAAGTGAAGACCATGGAGGCTGAGATCGAGAAGATGAAGCGAGAGCACCTTCTGCAGCTCAAGCAGAAGGACGAGTTCATCCGTGATTTGATCAACAGGAAGGGTTCAAATGGCACCGAAGCAGCAACATGTGAGAGAAGAGTGGCCACAAGAGCAAGCGTGCGAAAGGCACAGAAAGATGCAGCAACTGCAGGCGAGCTAAAGAGCCCTAGCCACCGGTTTACATCACCAGCGCCAACTGCTAAGAAGCGTACCTTCTGGGACATTGGAGGCAACAGCCCTTCAACACTTGCAGTAAATGGACGAAAAACTCGAAGCCATGTAGCTACTGAAACACCGAAGGGCACTTCAATGCTACTTCAG CCTGGATTTGCAAGGCAAAGAGCGATCCATTGA
- the LOC102703543 gene encoding uncharacterized protein LOC102703543, which produces MAAGGGGDIGADSELRLKKAMDKLYHFPKPKPSTGPGSKQPSSALSLSGIGRAGKAAGAVGRRFGMVRGSRLPPQVAAMSTISPPPPCRPWDRADLMRRLATFKAMTWFAKPKVISPVNCARRGWINIEPDVITCEACEARLLFSTPSSWAAQQVEKAAAVFSLKLDSGHKLLCPWIDNICDESLALFPPTPPPVLVENYHEGFSSLLRLSALPRISCSSLESMKKRSPQLEQFLLKPFSSSVVLKGGFILTEDSTVKDLDETFQDADTYYQALKIISLCGWEPRLLPYAVDCGIKSHSDANSTSTLPQPRLLNNSMEDRVVVFSPNELDGSPATADPNQEDQYYDPLSVVLDCQFCGACVALWPFSLVERPLQLFKLISDSSRQDEQTDGHTGRVSGAGPSKTANIGFNFTIAGGPPPTRQNFRPRVSLPVVSRHLKADLSSRGNFIPSGSDGHIVPVASHASGSTKRKRSMDESHMLEGNNTISNDADTNTKGADHQRDNSVNGMPNLVANTENHQGGSHSDKSKVTSTGEVSNEEPEAGHAAIRSLTRTDTELGQSEPRSPPAGDSSIARGLEESCSKNSRPVQAAKFTKSSVSRGTAACQPSGKQGLYDKLNEFDPMKQHRTFCPWICPDDGEALPGWRLTLSALLSQDKRSDGDSQVEPQISFLNEEDDPVASVRKLFMTPPSKKLRIHQAEKG; this is translated from the exons atggccgccggcggaggaggggacATCGGCGCCGACTCCGAGCTGCGCCTCAAGAAGGCCATGGACAAGCTCTACCACTTCCCCAAGCCCAAGCCTAGCACGGGCCCCGGCTCCAAGCAGCCCTCCTCGGCTCTCAGCCTCAG CGGCATCGGGAGGGCGGGGAAGGCGGCTGGCGCAGTGGGGAGGAGGTTCGGGATGGTGCGGGGCTCGCGGCTCCCGCCGCAGGTCGCGGCCATGTCGacgatctcgccgccgccgccgtgccgcccgtGGGACCGCGCCGACCTCatgcggcggctggcgacctTCAAGGCCATGACCTGGTTCGCCAAGCCCAAG GTTATTAGTCCAGTTAACTGCGCAAGGAGAGGATGGATTAATATTGAGCCAGATGTTATAACGTGTGAGGCATGTGAAGCACGGCTCCTGTTCTCCACTCCTTCCTCATGGGCAGCGCAGCAAG TTGAAAAGGCTGCTGCTGTTTTTAGCTTGAAGCTGGACAGTGGACATAAACTACTCTGTCCATGGATTGACAACATATGTGATGAATCACTTGCATTATTTCCACCAACACCACCTCCTGTTTTAGTTGAGAATTACCATGAGGGTTTCTCCTCACTGCTACGACTATCAGCACTTCCAAGAATCTCATGCTCTTCTCTGGAGAGCatgaagaagaggagcccacagCTAGAGCAGTTTCTACTGAAACCGTTCTCTTCATCTGTTGTCCTTAAAGGGGGGTTTATACTTACTGAGGATTCAACAGTTAAGGATTTAGATGAAACTTTTCAAGATGCTGACACATATTATCAG GCACTGAAGATAATAAGTTTGTGTGGCTGGGAACCCCGTTTGCTACCCTATGCTGTTGACTGTGGAATTAAATCTCATTCAGATGCAAACTCTACCTCTACATTACCCCAACCACGGCTACTAAATAACTCAATGGAAGATCGGGTTGTAGTTTTCTCACCTAATGAACTTGATGGTTCTCCAGCAACTGCAGATCCTAATCAAGAAGATCAATATTATGATCCGTTATCAGTTGTTTTAGATTGTCAATTTTGTGGAGCTTGTGTTGCCCTGTGGCCTTTTTCACTTGTAGAACGACCTCTTCAACTCTTTAAGCTGATATCAGATTCTAGTAGGCAAGATGAGCAAACTGATGGGCACACTGGCAGAGTAAGTGGAGCAGGACCTTCAAAGACTGCAAATATTGGTTTTAATTTCACTATTGCTGGTGGTCCTCCACCAACTAGACAGAATTTTCGGCCAAGAGTTTCATTGCCTGTTGTCAGTCGACATTTGAAAGCTGACTTAAGCTCCCGTGGAAATTTTATTCCCTCTGGAAGTGATGGCCACATAGTTCCTGTTGCTTCGCATGCTTCAGGGTCAACCAAACGTAAAAGAAGCATGGATGAGTCTCATATGTTGGAAGGCAACAATACGATCTCGAATGATGCTGACACAAACACCAAAGGAGCAGATCATCAAAGAGATAATTCTGTAAATGGCATGCCAAACTTGGTAGCAAACACTGAAAACCACCAAGGGGGTTCACATTCAGATAAAAGTAAGGTTACCAGTACAGGAGAAGTTTCAAATGAAGAACCAGAAGCAGGTCATGCTGCAATCAGAAGTCTCACAAGGACAGACACGGAACTTGGTCAATCAGAACCCAGATCTCCACCAGCTGGAGATTCTTCTATTGCCCGTGGTTTGGAAGAGAGTTGCTCAAAAAATTCCAGGCCAGTTCAGGCTGCCAAATTCACAAAATCATCTGTCAGCAGGGGAACAGCTGCTTGTCAACCATCAG GAAAACAGGGCCTGTACGACAAATTAAATGAATTCGATCCTATGAAGCAGCACAGGACGTTCTGCCCTTGGATATGCCCTGATGATGGTGAAGCCTTGCCTGGATGGAGGCTGACACTGTCGGCATTACTTTCTCAGGACAAAAGATCTGATGGGGATTCACAAGTGGAGCCTCAGATCAGCTTTCTCAATGAG GAGGATGACCCTGTTGCTTCTGTTAGAAAGCTTTTCATGACACCGCCTTCTAAGAAGTTGAGGATACATCAAGCAGAGAAGGGCTGA
- the LOC102703814 gene encoding uncharacterized protein LOC102703814 isoform X2, protein MAHAARLNLRMQKEIKLLLNDPPHGVSLNLPGDESALSSLLSFEARIQGPDETVYSKGIFVLKIQIPERYPFQPPNLTFVTPIYHPNIDNGGRICLDILNLPPKGAWQPSLNIATVLTSIGLLLSDPNPDDGLMAEISREYKYNRQVFDTNARSWTEKYANPSAIGASGWSSVDISIMAPNIQEEKLSIELFPKVSNKNCEGSRKKMRLLGQKLSLKSVPEENSTSGQKDLVVNHLSSTTISSVPTTCLTDVSGKLNDASESISDIADRTVVTSKEEYQKNLQLLEQGLVTSECPSKNSSGSVEEKSSAKSIGESLDSLYKASEGDRANLRSLGQKLSLKLAKPENKSNDQKENMVPKHLHSLSDFNNLQKIPSDVISRKNYIGHTNPVQQNSDNEHVLPNTQLIPSKESNQGRKKLHLLSKRLSLKSVLPADKSSEKEYVPTDCSQNDRKPNELPLSAPVLKSRIFGIAGPQKDARQSNSSIQQDKTPMERIVVSDSEDECERPSRSRLSLMRRRLAGKQRS, encoded by the exons atggCTCATGCTGCAAGACTGAATCTGCGAATGCAGAAAGAGATTAAGCTTTTGCTAAATGATCCACCTCATGGGGTCTCCCTTAATCTTCCTGGGGATGAAAGTGCCTTGTCGTCGTTGTTGAGCTTTGAGGCCA GAATACAAGGCCCTGATGAAACTGTTTATTCAAAAGGAATTTTTGTTCTTAAGATCCAAATTCCTGAAAG ATATCCTTTTCAACCTCCCAATCTAACATTTGTTACTCCTATCTATCATCCCAACATAGACAATGGAGGACGAATTTGCCTTGATATACTGAATTTACCACCAAAG GGTGCCTGGCAACCGTCCCTCAACATTGCTACTGTTTTAACAAGCATTGGTCTGCTGCTAAGTGACCCAAATCCTGATGATGGACTGATGGCTGAAATA AGTCGAGAGTACAAATACAACAGACAAGTTTTTGATACAAATGCTCGGTCCTGGACTGAAAAGTATGCTAATCCTTCAGCCATTGGCGCCAGTGGTTGGAGCTCTGTAGATATCTCTATCATg gcACCAAACATACAAGAGGAAAAACTAAGCATAGAGCTTTTTccaaaagtttcaaataaaaattgtgAAGGGAGTCGAAAGAAGATGAGGCTACTGGGTCAAAAGTTGTCTCTGAAATCAGTACCTGAAGAGAATAGCACCAGTGGCCAGAAGGATCTGGTGGTAAATCACTTATCATCGACAACAATATCCAGCGTTCCTACAACATGCTTGACTGATGTTTCAGGCAAACTGAATGATGCCTCAGAAAGCATATCTGACATTGCTGATCGTACAGTAGTGACTTCAAAGGAAGAATACCAAAAGAACTTACAGTTACTTGAGCAGGGGCTTGTTACATCAGAATGTCCTAGCAAGAACAGTAGCGGCAGTGTAGAAG AGAAGAGCAGTGCAAAGAGCATTGGTGAATCATTAGATAGTTTGTATAAAGCATCAGAAGGGGATAGAGCAAATCTGAGGTCACTTGGTCAGAAGTTATCACTGAAATTGGCAAAGCCTGAAAACAAGAGCAATGATCAGAAGGAAAATATGGTTCCAAAGCATCTGCATTCACTGTCAGACTTCAATAATCTTCAGAAAATACCATCAGATgttatttcaagaaaaaattacATTGGGCATACTAATCCAGTCCAACAAAATTCTGATAATGAACATGTACTTCCAAATACCCAGTTGATACCAAGTAAAGAAAGCAATCAAGGCCGAAAGAAGCTGCATTTACTAAGTAAGAGGCTGTCATTGAAATCTGTGCTGCCTGCTGACAAGAGCAGTGAGAAAGAATATGTGCCAACAGATTGCTCCCAAAACGATAGGAAGCCGAATGAACTTCCGTTGTCAGCTCCTGTCCTCAAGAGTCGGATCTTTGGTATAGCTGGTCCACAGAAAGATGCCAGACAAAGCAACTCTTCGATCCAACAAGACAAAACTCCTATGGAAAGGATTGTTGTTTCAGATAGCGAAGATGAATGTGAAAGGCCTTCAAGATCAAGGTTATCATTGATGAGGAGACGGTTGGCTGGAAAACAGAGAAGCTAA